A portion of the Candidatus Polarisedimenticolaceae bacterium genome contains these proteins:
- the lon gene encoding endopeptidase La — MENLSIPAEIGVLPLRNSVLFPHAIMPISVGRRKTLNLLDDVVAENKLIAVVSQRNPAEDDPDPSGMYRVGAVARILKVVRLNGNNVNLIIQGLGRARVDRFTATEPFIKASISVLDDVVESGVELEAHVRSLINQFQKLVQISPNISNDLGEMVLSAGAGDPARLSDLAASVLNISVEEKIGLLERANVKDRIQKLVETVTREVELQEISSRIQSQVADEVGKTQRQYYLREQMKAIQKELGEDDDRQQEIDEFRKKIEAAGMPEEARKAAEKELDRLSKMPPQAAEYTVARTYLDWLVTLPWSVETEDKLDIHEARAILDEDHYDLEKVKDRILEYLAVRSLKKDLKGPILCLAGPPGVGKTSLGKSIARAMGRKFGRISLGGIRDEAEIRGHRRTYIGSLPGRIIQGIKRAGTKNPVIVLDEIDKVGTDFRGHPSSALLEVLDPEQNFSFSDHYLEVPFDLSKVFFVTTANMLDTIPPPLRDRMEILRLPGYTEEEKLEIAKAHVVRRQIDDHGLKPDQVTFTEGALAKIVADYTREAGVRNLDREIANVCRKIARKVAEGQTGPFVVDETLVAELLGPEKFFRELAERTDRSGVAVGLAWTQVGGEILFVESTRMKGKGKVTITGRLGDVMRESAMAALSWIRTNSQAIGVDENLFESSDFHIHVPAGATPKDGPSAGVTLTVSLVSLLTGLPAPSDLAMTGEITLRGKVLPVGGIKEKVIAAKSAGIRRVILPDKNAKDLEDVSASVKEALTFHFVQEIDAVLDLVFGTALRTRPIPEASLVPPVVPEETEDEAAVSSETAN; from the coding sequence ATGGAAAACCTGAGCATCCCGGCCGAGATCGGCGTTCTCCCCCTTCGCAACAGCGTGTTGTTCCCGCACGCGATCATGCCGATCTCCGTGGGCCGGAGGAAGACGCTCAACCTCCTCGACGACGTCGTCGCCGAGAACAAGCTCATCGCGGTCGTCTCACAGCGCAACCCGGCCGAGGACGATCCCGACCCCTCCGGCATGTACCGCGTGGGGGCGGTCGCGCGCATCCTGAAGGTGGTCCGGCTCAACGGGAACAACGTCAACCTGATCATCCAGGGGCTCGGGCGTGCGCGCGTGGACCGGTTCACGGCGACCGAGCCGTTCATCAAGGCCTCGATCAGCGTCCTCGACGACGTCGTCGAGTCGGGCGTCGAGCTCGAGGCCCACGTCCGAAGCCTGATCAACCAGTTCCAGAAGCTCGTGCAGATCTCGCCGAACATCTCGAACGACCTCGGCGAGATGGTGCTGTCCGCGGGCGCGGGCGACCCGGCGAGGCTCAGCGACCTCGCGGCGTCGGTCCTGAACATCTCCGTCGAGGAGAAGATCGGCCTGCTCGAGCGCGCCAACGTCAAGGACCGGATCCAGAAGCTCGTCGAGACGGTCACGCGCGAGGTCGAGCTGCAGGAGATCTCGAGCCGCATCCAATCGCAGGTGGCCGACGAGGTCGGCAAGACCCAGCGGCAGTACTACCTGCGCGAGCAGATGAAGGCGATCCAGAAGGAGCTCGGCGAGGACGACGACCGGCAGCAGGAGATCGACGAGTTCCGCAAGAAGATCGAGGCCGCGGGGATGCCCGAGGAGGCCCGCAAGGCCGCGGAGAAAGAGCTCGACCGGCTGAGCAAGATGCCGCCGCAGGCGGCGGAATACACGGTCGCGCGCACCTACCTCGACTGGCTGGTGACGTTGCCGTGGTCGGTCGAGACCGAGGACAAGCTCGACATCCACGAAGCGCGAGCGATCCTCGACGAGGACCACTACGACCTCGAGAAGGTGAAGGACCGGATCCTCGAGTACCTGGCGGTGCGATCGTTGAAGAAGGACCTCAAGGGCCCGATCCTGTGCCTGGCCGGCCCTCCCGGCGTCGGGAAGACCTCCCTCGGAAAGTCGATCGCCCGCGCGATGGGGCGGAAGTTCGGCCGCATCTCGCTCGGCGGCATCCGCGACGAGGCGGAGATCCGGGGACACCGTCGCACGTACATCGGATCGCTTCCGGGCCGCATCATCCAGGGGATCAAGCGCGCCGGGACCAAGAACCCGGTCATCGTCCTCGACGAGATCGACAAGGTCGGCACGGACTTCCGCGGCCATCCTTCGTCGGCGTTGCTCGAGGTCCTCGACCCGGAGCAGAACTTCTCCTTCTCCGACCATTACCTCGAGGTGCCGTTCGACCTCAGCAAGGTCTTCTTCGTGACGACGGCGAACATGCTCGACACGATTCCGCCCCCGCTTCGGGACCGGATGGAGATCCTCCGCCTCCCGGGATACACGGAGGAGGAGAAGCTCGAGATCGCGAAGGCCCACGTCGTCCGCCGCCAGATCGACGACCACGGACTCAAGCCCGATCAGGTGACGTTCACGGAAGGCGCGCTCGCGAAGATCGTCGCCGACTACACGCGAGAGGCGGGCGTCCGCAACCTCGACCGCGAGATCGCCAACGTCTGCCGGAAGATCGCGCGGAAGGTGGCCGAGGGGCAGACGGGGCCGTTCGTGGTCGACGAGACGCTCGTGGCCGAGCTGCTCGGCCCCGAGAAGTTCTTCCGGGAGCTCGCCGAGCGGACGGACCGGAGCGGGGTGGCGGTGGGCCTCGCCTGGACCCAGGTGGGCGGCGAGATCCTCTTCGTCGAGTCGACGCGCATGAAGGGCAAGGGAAAGGTCACGATCACGGGAAGGCTCGGCGACGTCATGCGGGAGTCCGCGATGGCGGCGCTTTCCTGGATCCGCACGAACAGCCAGGCCATCGGCGTGGACGAGAACCTGTTCGAGTCGAGCGACTTCCACATTCACGTTCCCGCCGGCGCGACGCCCAAGGACGGGCCGTCCGCGGGCGTCACGCTCACGGTCTCCCTCGTCTCGCTCCTCACGGGGCTCCCGGCGCCGAGTGATCTCGCGATGACCGGCGAGATCACCCTGCGCGGCAAGGTGCTTCCGGTGGGCGGCATCAAGGAGAAGGTCATCGCCGCGAAGTCCGCCGGGATCCGGCGCGTCATTCTCCCCGACAAGAACGCGAAGGACCTGGAGGACGTCTCCGCCTCCGTGAAAGAGGCGTTGACCTTCCACTTCGTCCAGGAGATCGACGCCGTTCTGGATCTCGTCTTCGGCACGGCGCTCCGGACGAGGCCGATCCCGGAGGCCTCGCTCGTGCCGCCGGTCGTTCCCGAGGAGACCGAGGACGAGGCGGCGGTGTCCTCCGAAACCGCCAACTGA
- a CDS encoding cold-shock protein: MARGRVKWFNNTKGYGFIAREDGPDVFVHYSAIRADGYKTLDEGQEVEFEIKDGPKGPQADNVVRVA; this comes from the coding sequence GTGGCCAGAGGTCGAGTGAAGTGGTTCAACAACACGAAGGGGTACGGTTTCATCGCGCGGGAGGACGGTCCCGACGTCTTCGTTCACTATTCCGCGATCCGAGCCGACGGATACAAGACCCTCGACGAGGGCCAGGAAGTCGAGTTCGAGATCAAGGACGGTCCCAAGGGACCGCAGGCCGATAACGTCGTCCGCGTCGCCTGA
- a CDS encoding diguanylate cyclase translates to MGERSVADGYRARTSDSGSLIVDAHGTILGFDERLERVTGWSAAEVVGRDRVEGRSLCIVEEGGRRTPLTFDIESLRRRSGILPLELRVRCADGRLLDVEASAFRTPGAGDRVTVVIHRVLAATEGPADPAEPTDALTGLATRESFLERLDADLRVAARNARPLAVILADVDHLRKVGDRFGREAENAVLCKIAGILRATVRDEDLIARLGGDDFGLILSGIGRGSARQIAARLRSTVERFRFLHPGASEGGLRLTLSLGAATFPADADGPSDLLARAEDALREARELGRNRVWCYTRRPRVPLRTPVYLDGSEPLLLGYTKDLSPSGLFVSTPAPIEIGMRCAISFPLPNAVGNVHVIGRVVRAVPLQDAASGRDLQVPGMGVEFERFGAEDRRAIESFLYENESRSIRPEDGRLSVAP, encoded by the coding sequence ATGGGGGAGCGAAGCGTTGCGGACGGCTACAGGGCACGGACCTCGGATTCCGGGTCCCTGATCGTCGATGCTCACGGGACGATCCTCGGGTTCGACGAGCGGCTCGAGCGCGTGACCGGCTGGTCGGCGGCCGAGGTGGTGGGCCGCGATCGCGTCGAAGGCCGTTCGCTGTGCATCGTCGAGGAGGGGGGGCGCCGCACGCCGTTGACCTTCGACATCGAGTCCCTGCGCCGGCGCTCCGGGATCCTCCCTCTCGAGCTTCGCGTGCGATGCGCCGACGGTCGGCTTCTCGACGTGGAGGCCTCCGCGTTCCGGACCCCCGGCGCCGGGGACCGCGTCACCGTCGTCATCCACCGCGTGCTCGCCGCCACCGAGGGCCCCGCCGATCCGGCCGAGCCGACCGACGCGCTCACGGGGCTCGCGACGCGCGAGAGCTTCCTGGAGCGGCTCGACGCGGACCTTCGCGTCGCCGCGAGGAACGCGCGCCCGCTCGCGGTGATCCTCGCCGACGTCGATCATCTCCGGAAGGTGGGGGATCGTTTCGGTCGTGAAGCGGAGAACGCCGTCCTCTGCAAGATCGCCGGGATCCTCCGGGCGACCGTGCGCGACGAGGATCTGATCGCGCGGCTGGGCGGCGACGACTTCGGATTGATCCTGTCCGGGATCGGCCGCGGCAGCGCCCGGCAGATCGCTGCGCGTCTCCGCTCGACCGTCGAACGATTCCGGTTCCTTCACCCGGGTGCGTCCGAGGGAGGCCTTCGGCTCACCCTCAGCCTCGGGGCCGCGACGTTCCCCGCCGACGCGGACGGCCCCTCGGATCTGCTGGCCCGAGCCGAGGACGCGCTGCGGGAAGCGCGCGAGCTCGGCCGCAACCGCGTCTGGTGTTACACGCGCCGGCCGCGCGTGCCGCTTCGCACGCCGGTCTACCTCGACGGCTCGGAGCCGCTGCTGCTCGGGTACACGAAGGACCTCTCGCCCAGCGGCCTGTTCGTTTCGACCCCCGCGCCCATCGAGATCGGCATGCGCTGCGCGATCTCGTTTCCGCTCCCGAATGCCGTCGGCAACGTCCACGTCATCGGGCGGGTGGTCCGCGCGGTGCCGCTCCAGGACGCCGCCTCCGGACGCGACCTCCAGGTGCCCGGGATGGGGGTCGAGTTCGAGCGGTTCGGTGCGGAGGACCGGCGGGCGATCGAGAGCTTCCTCTACGAGAACGAGAGCCGTTCGATTCGGCCGGAGGACGGCAGACTCAGCGTCGCGCCGTAA
- the fusA gene encoding elongation factor G: MPTLPIERVRNIGIVAHIDAGKTTTTERFIFYTGRSHRMGEVHDGQAVMDFRPDERDRGITISAAATTLYWKDHEIQLIDTPGHVDFTAEVERALRVLDGAVVIFDGVEGVEPQSETVWHQADRYHVPRIAFVNKMDRVGADFDAAVLSMRERLRARAVPLQFPDGAAETLRGIVDVVGMRYLTFDAATLGRDVVAGPVPDRLLDEARRRRQEAIESLAEVHDPLAELFLAEAEVSADALTAAARAATIARTAVPVYCGASLRNLGVQPLLDAVCALLPSPVDVPPLTGHDPRTGAPLDRPCSPKAPFSALVFKVVATPSADLFYLRVYSGRLPAGERAFNPRTGERERLRRVLRMHADRGEPVEVLEAGDIVAVAALHRSQTGDTLCDEAAPVLLEPIQFPSTVVSVAVEPRSSADRDRLSEILARVQREDPTLRSSVDPETGQLLLSGMGELHLDVTLGRLARDFGLSLASGKPRVSFRETVRAGSRGEAEYRRQVGGENLFARVAIEVEPLPEPGASVVAESALAHGAVPAAMVAGLVDSLRNAADGGGVFGYPVTGVRLRLVEAVFDDVGQPEIALNSATSLAFRDVLRRVGGVVLEPYGRLEVRVPEDFLGAVVKTLNQRRAVVEDTGFSRSAVVVRGVVPIGEMFGYLTLLRSSTQGRGSFSLEPLDYRPVPDQLAASQHQRLYD, translated from the coding sequence ATGCCCACCCTTCCGATCGAACGCGTCCGCAACATCGGGATCGTCGCCCACATCGATGCGGGCAAGACGACGACCACCGAGCGGTTCATCTTCTACACCGGCCGCAGCCACCGGATGGGCGAGGTCCACGACGGCCAGGCCGTGATGGACTTCCGTCCGGACGAGCGCGACCGAGGCATCACGATCTCCGCCGCGGCGACGACGCTCTACTGGAAAGACCACGAGATCCAGCTCATCGACACGCCCGGGCACGTCGACTTCACCGCCGAGGTCGAGCGCGCCCTGCGCGTGCTCGACGGCGCGGTCGTGATCTTCGACGGCGTCGAGGGCGTCGAGCCCCAATCGGAGACGGTCTGGCACCAGGCCGACCGTTACCACGTCCCGCGCATCGCGTTCGTCAACAAGATGGACCGCGTCGGCGCCGACTTCGACGCCGCGGTCCTCTCGATGCGCGAGCGGCTTCGGGCGCGGGCGGTTCCCCTCCAGTTTCCCGACGGAGCGGCGGAGACGCTGCGCGGCATCGTCGACGTCGTGGGCATGCGATACCTCACCTTCGACGCGGCCACCCTCGGAAGGGACGTCGTCGCCGGCCCGGTTCCCGATCGCCTGCTCGACGAGGCCAGGCGTCGCCGTCAGGAGGCGATCGAGTCCCTCGCCGAGGTCCACGATCCGCTCGCCGAGCTGTTCCTCGCCGAGGCGGAGGTTTCCGCCGACGCGCTGACCGCGGCGGCGCGCGCCGCCACGATCGCCCGCACGGCCGTCCCGGTCTACTGCGGCGCCTCGCTCCGGAACCTCGGCGTCCAGCCGCTGCTCGACGCGGTCTGCGCGCTGCTCCCGTCCCCCGTCGACGTCCCGCCGCTCACCGGCCACGACCCCAGGACCGGGGCGCCGCTCGACCGCCCGTGCTCGCCCAAGGCCCCGTTCTCCGCTCTCGTCTTCAAGGTGGTGGCGACCCCCTCGGCGGATCTCTTCTATCTGCGCGTGTACTCCGGGCGGCTCCCCGCGGGGGAGCGTGCGTTCAACCCGAGGACGGGCGAGCGGGAGCGGCTGCGGCGCGTCTTGCGCATGCACGCGGATCGCGGGGAGCCGGTCGAGGTCCTCGAGGCGGGGGATATCGTCGCGGTCGCGGCGCTGCACCGGTCCCAGACCGGCGACACCCTCTGCGACGAGGCGGCGCCGGTGCTCCTCGAGCCGATCCAGTTCCCCTCCACCGTCGTGTCGGTGGCGGTCGAGCCGCGCTCGAGCGCGGATCGGGACCGGCTGTCCGAGATCCTCGCCCGCGTGCAGCGCGAGGATCCGACCCTGCGGTCCTCGGTCGACCCGGAGACGGGGCAATTGCTGCTCTCCGGCATGGGAGAGCTCCACCTCGACGTGACGCTCGGGAGGCTCGCGAGGGACTTCGGACTCTCCCTCGCGTCGGGGAAACCCCGCGTCTCGTTCCGCGAGACGGTGCGCGCCGGATCGCGCGGCGAGGCCGAGTATCGCCGGCAGGTCGGCGGCGAGAACCTCTTCGCACGGGTCGCGATCGAGGTCGAGCCGCTCCCCGAGCCGGGGGCGTCCGTCGTCGCCGAGAGCGCGCTCGCCCACGGCGCCGTGCCTGCCGCCATGGTCGCCGGGCTCGTGGACAGCCTTCGCAACGCCGCCGACGGCGGCGGGGTCTTCGGCTACCCCGTCACCGGCGTCCGCCTTCGTCTGGTGGAGGCCGTGTTCGACGACGTGGGTCAGCCCGAGATCGCGCTCAACTCCGCGACGAGCCTCGCGTTCCGCGACGTGCTGCGCCGGGTCGGGGGCGTCGTGCTCGAGCCGTACGGTCGCCTCGAGGTTCGCGTCCCGGAGGATTTTCTCGGCGCGGTGGTGAAGACGCTCAACCAGCGTCGCGCCGTCGTCGAGGACACGGGATTCTCGCGGAGCGCGGTCGTCGTGCGGGGTGTCGTCCCGATCGGCGAGATGTTCGGCTACCTGACCCTGCTCCGGTCGAGCACGCAGGGGCGCGGCTCGTTTTCGCTCGAGCCGCTCGACTACCGGCCCGTTCCGGATCAGCTCGCCGCCTCCCAGCACCAGCGCCTGTACGACTGA
- a CDS encoding Hsp20/alpha crystallin family protein: MTLVRWDPFRELVTMSDRLNRMLAEPSALAREGEPYGTWVPPVDIFEKDDTLYLRAELPGMRKEDIDLRIENGVLTLTGERRRDEILARATSHRLERQHGNFTRSFTLPTTVDAGRIAASYRDGVLEIQLPKSEASKPKRVEIRTA, translated from the coding sequence ATGACCTTGGTGCGTTGGGATCCTTTCCGTGAGCTCGTCACCATGTCCGACCGGCTCAACCGCATGCTCGCCGAGCCTTCGGCGCTCGCGCGCGAGGGGGAGCCCTACGGGACGTGGGTGCCCCCCGTCGACATCTTCGAGAAGGACGACACGCTCTACCTGCGGGCGGAGCTTCCCGGGATGCGCAAGGAGGACATCGACCTGCGCATCGAGAACGGGGTGCTCACCCTCACGGGTGAAAGGCGGCGCGACGAGATCCTCGCCCGCGCGACGAGCCATCGCCTGGAGCGCCAGCACGGCAACTTCACGCGCAGCTTCACGCTTCCCACGACCGTGGACGCCGGCAGGATCGCGGCCAGCTACCGCGACGGCGTCCTCGAGATCCAGCTTCCCAAGTCCGAGGCGTCGAAGCCCAAGCGGGTGGAAATCCGCACCGCTTGA
- a CDS encoding glutathione S-transferase family protein, which translates to MSEIRLIQIPFSHNCIKVRLALERKGIPYAVENIPPADRRSPRRASGQGLVPVLLDGGRAVSDSTAILLHLEQRFPEPALLPRDPALRAECLVLEDWADERFMAMSRRIAYFHVLSRPGLLGRMFFPDLPAWRRALQERLARRVVVRRFRISASRHALDLVAAKGAARLAVDRLAGRAHLLGGGLTLADLALATMSAPLAADAGLAADPAVAALLAWDRSIVGAAIMDAYTG; encoded by the coding sequence GTGTCTGAGATCCGCCTCATCCAGATTCCGTTCAGCCACAACTGCATCAAGGTCCGGCTGGCGCTCGAGCGCAAAGGGATCCCTTACGCCGTCGAGAACATCCCGCCGGCGGATCGCCGGAGCCCGCGCCGCGCCTCGGGCCAGGGGCTCGTCCCCGTGCTCCTCGACGGCGGTCGGGCCGTCTCCGACTCGACCGCGATCCTGCTCCACCTCGAGCAGCGGTTCCCCGAGCCGGCGCTGCTTCCGCGGGACCCGGCGCTCCGGGCGGAGTGCCTGGTCCTCGAGGACTGGGCCGACGAGCGCTTCATGGCGATGTCGCGCCGGATCGCCTACTTCCACGTGCTCTCGCGCCCGGGACTTCTCGGACGGATGTTCTTCCCGGACCTCCCGGCCTGGCGGCGGGCGCTGCAGGAGCGGCTCGCGCGTCGCGTCGTCGTGCGGCGCTTCCGGATCTCCGCCTCCCGCCACGCGCTCGATCTCGTCGCGGCGAAAGGCGCCGCGCGCCTGGCCGTCGACCGCTTGGCGGGCCGCGCGCACCTGCTCGGGGGCGGGCTCACCCTCGCGGACCTCGCGCTCGCGACGATGTCCGCCCCCCTGGCGGCCGACGCGGGGCTTGCGGCCGACCCGGCGGTCGCGGCGCTGCTCGCGTGGGACCGGAGCATCGTCGGGGCCGCAATCATGGACGCCTACACCGGGTGA
- a CDS encoding thiamine diphosphokinase, producing MTAWSARPQIEFTGIRRHGGVRGAVLVLEGSTREDLRRASALAAFFTDRCLLVAVDGGWNTCRAAGRPPDLYVGDADSTRRVPRSVPSVVYAEDKDFSDLAGALREMRRRRVQVLVVAGLLGGRLDHEWANVQELGAHASGFAGVIAPSRRGVVIVTARGFRARTVRGRSLSLFPVGAAAVVSLVGPRWALTRRRLKPGSVGLSNVTGQLIRLTVHRGVAVVVFPSGR from the coding sequence ATGACGGCGTGGTCGGCGCGGCCGCAGATCGAGTTCACGGGGATTCGTCGGCACGGCGGCGTCCGCGGTGCGGTCCTCGTGCTCGAGGGCTCCACACGGGAAGACCTCCGACGCGCTTCCGCCCTCGCCGCGTTTTTCACCGACCGCTGTCTGCTCGTCGCCGTCGACGGCGGCTGGAACACCTGTCGGGCGGCCGGCCGCCCGCCCGACCTCTACGTCGGCGACGCGGACTCCACGCGGCGCGTGCCTCGCTCGGTCCCGTCGGTCGTCTACGCCGAGGACAAGGACTTCAGCGACCTGGCGGGAGCGCTTCGCGAGATGCGCCGCCGCCGCGTGCAGGTTCTCGTCGTTGCGGGGCTTCTCGGCGGGCGGCTCGACCACGAGTGGGCGAACGTGCAGGAGCTCGGCGCCCACGCCTCCGGATTCGCGGGGGTGATCGCGCCGAGCCGGCGCGGCGTGGTGATCGTGACCGCGCGCGGGTTCCGCGCGCGGACGGTGCGTGGACGCTCCCTCTCGCTGTTCCCGGTCGGCGCGGCCGCGGTCGTCAGCCTCGTCGGGCCACGCTGGGCGCTCACCCGGCGGCGCCTCAAGCCCGGCTCCGTGGGCCTGAGCAACGTGACCGGTCAGCTCATCCGGCTCACCGTGCACCGCGGCGTCGCGGTGGTCGTGTTCCCCTCGGGGAGATGA
- a CDS encoding DUF11 domain-containing protein encodes MKRTRLVLWLGSAALVLLAAAAITPAYALGTRAGTTITNQATVNFTDANGNPGTALSNVVSTTVSQVAGVTVDPDNNQNGTPGSTLYFPHLVTNTGNFDDTVNLAASSAAGWTVTLYRDVNGNQAYDAGTDLLLADTNGDTIPDSGLLADDGSMRILVAVSIPVGTANGTPDTVTVTGTTVFAPTATDSALDTINVQAPVLSVVKSVAPLGAQPPGTVLTYTIVVTNNGAGAANAVVLTDPAPTDTTYVPGSITVGGNPRTDAADPDDSDFGFTNAGQVTVNVGTLAAGGGSVTVTFQVTIN; translated from the coding sequence ATGAAACGAACGCGACTCGTCCTTTGGCTCGGGTCCGCGGCGCTCGTCCTGCTGGCGGCCGCCGCGATCACCCCCGCCTACGCGCTCGGAACGCGCGCGGGCACCACGATCACGAACCAAGCAACGGTGAATTTCACCGACGCCAACGGGAACCCCGGAACGGCGCTGTCGAACGTCGTCTCGACGACGGTCAGCCAGGTCGCGGGTGTCACCGTCGACCCGGACAACAACCAGAACGGCACGCCGGGCTCGACCCTGTACTTCCCGCACCTCGTCACCAACACCGGGAACTTCGACGATACGGTGAACCTCGCCGCGTCGAGCGCCGCAGGGTGGACCGTCACCCTCTATCGCGACGTGAACGGCAACCAGGCGTACGATGCGGGCACCGACTTGCTCCTCGCCGACACCAACGGCGATACGATCCCCGACTCGGGGCTGCTCGCCGACGACGGCTCCATGCGCATCCTCGTCGCCGTCTCGATCCCGGTCGGAACCGCCAACGGAACACCCGACACGGTCACGGTCACCGGCACGACGGTGTTCGCTCCGACCGCGACCGACTCCGCGCTCGACACGATCAACGTGCAGGCTCCGGTCCTCTCCGTGGTGAAGAGCGTCGCCCCGCTCGGCGCGCAGCCCCCCGGGACGGTCCTCACCTACACGATCGTCGTCACGAACAACGGCGCGGGCGCGGCGAACGCCGTCGTGCTCACCGACCCGGCCCCGACGGACACGACCTACGTCCCGGGCTCGATCACGGTGGGCGGCAACCCGCGCACCGACGCCGCGGACCCCGACGACTCCGACTTCGGCTTCACCAACGCGGGCCAGGTCACCGTCAACGTGGGAACGCTCGCCGCGGGAGGCGGCTCGGTGACCGTCACGTTCCAGGTGACCATCAACTGA
- a CDS encoding M24 family metallopeptidase, which translates to MASTDPVFLEKLAQVPQILAELNLDAWLIFVRETSAVHDPSLDVVVGTQVTWPSAFLLTRTGERYAIVGSLDRANLESLGLWPEITGYVGGITDDLRRLLSRLDPRTIAINVSEDDPTADGLTVGMHRILLKALDGTPYGDRLTSSGALIASLRGRKTALERERIRRACRTTTDIFAAVTPKLRPGMTEREFAATIVEAMHRAGATETAWDPEQCPAVFTGPDSAGAHAGPTDRRIERGHIVNVDFGVRQDGYCSDLQRTWYVLRDGEEHAPDAVQRGFDTILESIRAGARAMRPGKTGAEIDDVVRGYVTARGYDEYPHGTGHPIGRVAHDGGGGLLPRWERYGATPFVPLEVGQCYTIEPRLTVPGHGIATCEDIVVVEEDGARFLSESQERLWLVR; encoded by the coding sequence ATGGCGTCCACCGACCCCGTTTTCCTCGAGAAGCTGGCCCAAGTTCCGCAAATTCTCGCCGAGCTGAACCTCGACGCCTGGCTGATCTTCGTTCGCGAGACCTCCGCCGTCCACGACCCTTCGCTCGACGTGGTGGTCGGGACCCAGGTGACGTGGCCGTCGGCGTTCCTGCTGACCCGGACGGGTGAGCGGTACGCGATCGTCGGGAGCCTCGACCGCGCCAATCTCGAAAGCCTCGGCCTGTGGCCGGAGATCACCGGCTACGTCGGCGGCATCACGGACGATCTGCGGCGGCTGCTGTCCCGCCTCGATCCGCGAACGATCGCGATCAACGTCTCCGAGGACGACCCCACGGCGGACGGGCTCACCGTCGGCATGCACCGCATCCTCCTGAAGGCCCTCGACGGAACCCCGTATGGCGATCGTCTGACCTCGTCGGGAGCCCTCATCGCCTCGCTGCGGGGACGCAAGACCGCGCTCGAGCGCGAACGGATCCGCCGGGCGTGCCGGACGACGACGGACATCTTCGCCGCGGTCACGCCCAAACTGAGGCCCGGGATGACCGAGCGGGAGTTCGCCGCCACGATCGTCGAGGCGATGCACCGGGCGGGAGCCACCGAGACCGCGTGGGATCCCGAACAATGTCCTGCCGTATTCACCGGTCCCGACTCGGCGGGCGCCCACGCCGGGCCCACGGATCGCCGCATCGAGCGAGGCCACATCGTCAACGTCGACTTCGGCGTCCGCCAGGACGGATACTGCTCCGACCTGCAACGGACCTGGTACGTACTGCGCGACGGGGAGGAGCATGCCCCCGACGCCGTCCAGCGAGGCTTCGACACCATCCTGGAATCGATCCGCGCCGGGGCCCGCGCCATGCGACCCGGGAAGACCGGTGCGGAGATCGACGACGTCGTCCGCGGTTACGTCACCGCCCGCGGCTACGACGAATACCCGCACGGCACCGGTCATCCCATCGGCCGCGTCGCGCACGACGGCGGCGGGGGGCTGCTTCCCCGCTGGGAGCGTTACGGCGCGACGCCTTTCGTGCCCCTCGAGGTGGGCCAGTGCTACACGATCGAGCCCCGCCTGACGGTGCCGGGGCACGGCATCGCCACGTGCGAGGACATCGTCGTCGTCGAGGAGGACGGCGCTCGGTTCCTGTCCGAGTCGCAGGAAAGGTTGTGGCTCGTGCGATGA